One segment of Candidatus Omnitrophota bacterium DNA contains the following:
- a CDS encoding nucleoside transporter: MSIYNLVSLLGILVLMLLAWSFSNDKKNLNWRVIGWAVAMQLIWAAFIFAFPAGTKLFLFLNGIIIKVMDSAAAGARFVFGRLAIPVGGVGDNGEPSLGFILAFQAFPTIIFFSAVISILYFYNIMQMLIRGFAYLFTRFMRISGAESLASASNIFLGIESNLTIRPHLDNMTRSELCTVLTAGMATVSSNIMALYIFSLKGQFPTIAGHLMSASILSAPAALVMSKLICPEKDHPKTLGLHIQPHYEKDNNLFEAIINGANAGVRMIVGITALLIAVLGLLGIFDLALGWFGSGINKFLHISFVWTLQNILGYVFYPIAVILGVPLQDAGTVARIVGE; the protein is encoded by the coding sequence ATGAGTATTTATAATCTTGTGAGCCTTTTGGGCATATTGGTGTTGATGCTCTTGGCCTGGTCTTTCTCCAATGACAAGAAAAACCTGAATTGGAGGGTCATTGGCTGGGCTGTGGCCATGCAATTGATCTGGGCGGCTTTTATCTTCGCGTTCCCGGCAGGGACAAAATTATTCCTTTTTCTTAATGGCATCATTATCAAGGTTATGGATTCGGCGGCAGCCGGCGCCAGGTTTGTTTTCGGAAGATTAGCCATCCCTGTAGGAGGTGTCGGCGATAACGGAGAACCCTCTTTGGGATTTATCCTGGCATTCCAGGCCTTTCCCACCATAATCTTTTTTTCCGCGGTGATATCCATACTTTACTTTTACAATATAATGCAGATGCTTATCCGGGGATTCGCGTATTTATTCACCAGGTTTATGCGTATATCCGGGGCGGAGTCTTTAGCGAGCGCCAGCAACATATTCTTAGGCATAGAATCCAACCTGACTATCCGGCCGCACCTGGATAATATGACCCGTTCGGAATTATGCACGGTCTTGACCGCGGGCATGGCCACGGTCTCCTCGAATATCATGGCTTTATATATTTTCAGCCTTAAAGGCCAATTCCCGACCATTGCCGGGCATTTGATGTCGGCATCGATACTCTCGGCTCCCGCGGCTCTGGTAATGTCCAAGCTTATCTGTCCTGAAAAAGACCACCCTAAGACTTTAGGCCTGCATATCCAGCCGCATTATGAGAAAGATAACAACCTGTTCGAGGCTATTATTAACGGGGCTAACGCCGGCGTAAGGATGATCGTCGGGATCACTGCGCTGCTTATTGCGGTTTTGGGCCTGCTCGGGATTTTTGACCTGGCCCTGGGCTGGTTCGGGTCCGGGATCAATAAATTTCTCCATATCAGCTTTGTCTGGACCCTGCAGAATATTTTAGGCTATGTATTTTATCCTATCGCGGTGATCCTGGGCGTTCCGTTACAGGACGCGGGGACAGTCGCACGGATAGTCGGTGAA
- a CDS encoding NADH-dependent [FeFe] hydrogenase, group A6 — translation MVNIKIDGKSCQVQEGTNILKAAQSYGIMIPAICYLDGVSEEAACSVCLVEVKGAKSLLRSCVTKVAEGMEIFTNTARVRKARILNLELLLASHPKDCFVCDRNQSCELRKIAYDMGIRKVRFPKATKLEMEIDSSSPSIIRDPNKCILCRRCIAVCAKIQTVSAIDSMNRGKLTRISTFMDKGMGNVDCVNCGQCLLVCPTGALVENSQIAGVWKDIADPGKFVVVEAAPAVRASIGEEFGYPAGTLVTGKMAAALRRLGFNKVFDTQFSADLTIMEEGSELIGRIKNKGVLPLITSCSPGWIKFAEHAYPKVLEHISTCKSPQQMFGAIAKTYYAEKLGLDPKNISVVSIMPCTAKKFEAKRPEMNSAFQYWKDKKGWQDKESFPDVDHVLTTREAARMIKEAGIDFIALEDEDFDEPLGVSTGAAVIFGATGGVMEAALRTAYEVLTGKTLENLDFEGVRGLRGIKTAEVDINGMSLKVAVANSLGNARVLLDEVQAGKSPYAFIEIMTCPGGCLGGGGQPIPTDTAIRQKRKEAIYQEDKNKPVRKSHENPAVMALYKDFLVKPLGERSHQLLHTHYHERVVC, via the coding sequence ATGGTGAATATTAAGATCGATGGGAAAAGCTGCCAGGTCCAGGAAGGGACAAATATCTTAAAGGCCGCCCAGTCTTACGGCATTATGATCCCGGCTATATGCTATCTTGACGGCGTCAGCGAAGAGGCAGCTTGTTCGGTCTGCCTGGTCGAGGTAAAAGGGGCGAAGAGCCTTTTGCGTTCCTGCGTGACTAAGGTCGCCGAAGGAATGGAAATATTCACTAATACCGCGCGGGTGCGTAAGGCCAGGATCCTGAATCTCGAACTGCTTCTTGCCAGCCATCCCAAGGATTGTTTTGTCTGCGATCGCAATCAGAGCTGCGAACTGCGCAAGATCGCTTATGATATGGGGATCAGGAAGGTGCGTTTCCCGAAAGCAACAAAGCTCGAGATGGAGATCGATTCATCCTCGCCTTCGATCATCCGCGACCCGAATAAATGCATTTTATGCCGCAGATGTATCGCTGTATGCGCCAAGATCCAGACTGTAAGCGCCATTGATTCGATGAACCGGGGAAAGCTTACCAGGATATCAACTTTTATGGATAAGGGCATGGGGAATGTAGATTGCGTCAATTGCGGGCAATGCCTTTTGGTCTGTCCCACCGGCGCGCTGGTAGAGAACAGCCAGATCGCCGGTGTCTGGAAAGATATTGCCGATCCGGGAAAATTCGTGGTCGTTGAGGCCGCGCCTGCGGTTCGGGCCAGCATAGGCGAGGAGTTCGGTTATCCCGCGGGCACGCTGGTCACCGGGAAAATGGCCGCCGCCTTGCGCAGGTTGGGTTTTAACAAGGTCTTTGATACTCAATTTAGCGCTGACCTGACCATAATGGAAGAAGGCAGCGAGTTGATCGGGCGGATCAAGAATAAAGGAGTGCTTCCTTTGATCACCTCATGTTCTCCGGGCTGGATAAAATTCGCGGAACACGCTTATCCTAAGGTCTTGGAACATATCTCCACCTGTAAATCGCCTCAACAAATGTTCGGGGCTATCGCCAAGACGTATTACGCCGAGAAATTAGGCCTGGACCCGAAAAATATAAGCGTGGTCTCGATAATGCCCTGCACCGCCAAGAAATTCGAGGCAAAGCGTCCGGAAATGAACAGCGCCTTTCAGTATTGGAAAGATAAAAAAGGATGGCAGGATAAAGAAAGCTTCCCTGATGTGGATCATGTCCTGACTACCCGGGAAGCGGCCAGGATGATCAAAGAAGCCGGGATCGATTTTATCGCTCTTGAGGACGAGGATTTTGACGAGCCGTTAGGCGTATCTACCGGAGCGGCAGTCATTTTCGGGGCTACCGGCGGGGTAATGGAAGCCGCGTTAAGGACGGCTTATGAGGTGTTGACCGGAAAAACCCTGGAAAATCTGGATTTCGAGGGTGTGCGCGGATTGCGGGGGATAAAAACCGCCGAGGTTGACATAAACGGAATGTCGTTAAAGGTAGCTGTGGCGAATTCCCTGGGCAATGCCCGGGTTTTATTGGACGAGGTACAGGCCGGTAAGTCGCCATACGCGTTCATTGAGATAATGACCTGCCCTGGCGGTTGCCTGGGCGGCGGCGGACAGCCTATTCCCACGGACACCGCGATCCGCCAGAAGAGAAAAGAGGCCATTTATCAGGAAGACAAGAATAAGCCGGTGAGAAAGTCCCATGAGAACCCGGCGGTAATGGCGTTATATAAAGATTTCCTGGTTAAGCCTTTAGGAGAGAGGTCGCATCAGCTATTGCATACGCATTACCATGAAAGGGTTGTTTGTTAA
- a CDS encoding FAD-dependent oxidoreductase, which translates to MKITGLDGLNRVKDNGLKKYLPGITRVAVGLGTCGIGNAADEVFKNFSQALKKKKTRAILVKTGCFGFCAQEPLVNIHIPGKPLVILHKVTVKDVPVIVDSIAKGGIPEKLALCRIEEWDHLTGKAFFGKGFPDIPLWNEVPFFKWQKKIVLRDSGLINPEDIEEYIGVGGYSSLYKVLSGLHPEAVIAEVKNSKLRGRGGAGFPTGRKWELMRQVQADKKYIICNADEGDPGAYMNRNEIESDPHMLIEGMIIGAYAMGADEGVVYIRAEYPLAVQRLKEAIKQAREYGLLGNNLLGSNFSFDLRVVEGAGAFVCGEETALIASIEGKPGRPRPRPPFPAQRGLYDKPTTINNVETWCNIPVIIAKGGEWFTLTGTANSAGTKVFSLVGKIKNTGLVELALGQPIKVLVYNIGAGTGTRKKIKAVQTGGPSGGCIPVELFDTPVDYESLNALGAIMGSGGMVVMDQDNCMVDVARYFTEFTTSESCGKCTPCREGLFQALRILRDISDGKSDPGQIGYLQELGEGIKDTALCGLGQTGPNPILTTLKYFRKEYDQHIEAKHCDAGVCLNLFLSPCENSCPLHMNIPGFLSLLKADNLKEAFESIYRDNPFPSSSGRICHFHCKMRCRREDIDEPVSQGEVHRYVADSIYRSGKEKSVLKKLVEETLAPTHKKIAIIGAGPSGLTAAFYLARLGHKVTLFEANAEAGGVLRYGIPEYRLPKKILAREIGFIKKFGVEFKLGRKIDTEGLRRINKAHDAVFIATGAYKNMSLVIPGENLSGVASGIAFLEAVSEKHKPNIGKNVLIIGAGNVAVDAGRTAHRFGAKVTIVYRRDKEDMPANKDELFEAEREGIHFVFYAAPKVILGDEKGNVRALKVSRMIPGDFDASGRRKPVPTDEYYEIPCDTVLLAIGERVDAQFLQDFGIVLNQNGTVQVNHFTLRTSIDKVYAGGDLVMGPATAVEAMADGKNAAQQIDKALMGEDRFGRLFKKFDYPMQVPMNPALAKKQTGMKLKVKERHLNFKEISSGLSQTQAHLETLRCLRCDVKSD; encoded by the coding sequence ATGAAGATCACCGGCCTTGATGGGTTGAACCGCGTTAAAGATAACGGCCTTAAGAAATATCTGCCCGGAATAACCCGGGTGGCTGTGGGTTTAGGCACCTGCGGCATAGGCAACGCCGCGGATGAAGTATTCAAAAATTTCAGCCAGGCTCTGAAGAAAAAGAAAACCCGGGCCATTCTGGTAAAGACCGGATGCTTCGGGTTTTGCGCGCAGGAGCCGCTGGTGAATATCCATATTCCGGGAAAACCGCTGGTCATTTTGCATAAAGTGACTGTCAAAGACGTGCCTGTTATAGTCGATAGCATCGCTAAAGGCGGGATCCCGGAGAAGCTCGCCTTATGCCGGATAGAGGAATGGGATCATTTGACCGGCAAGGCTTTTTTTGGTAAAGGTTTTCCGGATATTCCTCTTTGGAATGAAGTGCCTTTCTTTAAATGGCAGAAAAAAATAGTGCTGCGTGACAGCGGCCTGATCAATCCCGAGGATATCGAGGAATACATCGGCGTAGGCGGGTACAGTTCTTTATATAAAGTTCTTTCCGGGCTGCATCCTGAGGCGGTGATCGCCGAGGTAAAGAATTCCAAACTGCGCGGCAGGGGCGGCGCGGGATTTCCTACCGGCAGAAAATGGGAATTAATGAGGCAGGTCCAGGCCGACAAGAAATATATAATCTGCAACGCGGATGAAGGAGACCCTGGCGCTTATATGAACCGCAATGAGATCGAGTCCGATCCTCATATGCTCATTGAAGGAATGATCATCGGCGCGTACGCCATGGGGGCTGATGAAGGAGTGGTTTATATCCGGGCTGAATATCCGCTCGCGGTCCAGAGGCTGAAAGAGGCGATAAAACAGGCCAGGGAATACGGTTTATTGGGGAATAACCTGCTGGGGTCGAATTTCAGTTTTGACCTGCGGGTAGTTGAAGGCGCAGGTGCGTTTGTCTGCGGCGAAGAGACCGCGTTGATCGCCTCGATCGAAGGCAAGCCCGGAAGGCCCAGGCCCAGGCCGCCTTTTCCCGCGCAGCGCGGACTTTACGATAAGCCTACTACGATAAATAACGTCGAGACCTGGTGCAATATCCCGGTGATAATCGCTAAAGGCGGGGAGTGGTTTACCCTCACTGGAACAGCCAACAGCGCGGGGACCAAGGTCTTTTCGCTGGTCGGAAAGATCAAAAATACCGGATTGGTCGAATTAGCCTTGGGCCAGCCGATAAAAGTGCTGGTTTATAATATCGGCGCCGGCACAGGCACGCGCAAGAAGATCAAGGCAGTGCAGACCGGAGGGCCTTCGGGAGGGTGCATACCGGTGGAGCTGTTCGACACACCGGTGGATTATGAATCACTGAACGCCTTGGGCGCGATAATGGGTTCAGGCGGCATGGTGGTAATGGACCAGGATAACTGCATGGTGGACGTGGCCCGTTATTTCACGGAGTTCACCACTTCCGAGTCTTGTGGAAAATGCACCCCCTGCAGGGAAGGATTGTTCCAGGCGTTAAGGATATTGCGCGATATCAGCGACGGCAAGTCCGATCCCGGCCAGATCGGATATTTGCAGGAGCTTGGCGAGGGTATAAAAGATACCGCGCTTTGCGGGCTTGGACAGACCGGGCCCAATCCCATACTTACCACCCTTAAATATTTCCGCAAAGAATACGATCAGCATATCGAGGCCAAGCATTGCGACGCCGGGGTATGCCTGAACCTGTTCCTCTCGCCCTGCGAGAACAGCTGTCCTCTGCATATGAACATCCCGGGTTTTCTCTCCCTGCTTAAAGCAGACAATCTTAAAGAGGCGTTTGAATCGATCTACAGGGATAACCCTTTCCCTTCCTCCAGCGGAAGGATATGCCATTTCCATTGCAAGATGCGCTGCCGCAGGGAAGATATTGATGAGCCTGTTTCACAAGGCGAGGTCCATCGTTATGTGGCGGATAGCATTTATAGATCCGGCAAAGAAAAAAGCGTGCTGAAAAAGCTGGTTGAAGAAACGCTTGCGCCTACGCATAAGAAGATCGCGATCATCGGCGCGGGCCCGTCCGGACTGACCGCTGCGTTCTATCTGGCCCGCTTAGGCCATAAGGTAACCCTGTTTGAGGCTAATGCCGAAGCAGGCGGCGTATTGCGTTACGGTATCCCGGAATACCGGTTGCCTAAAAAGATCCTGGCCAGGGAAATAGGGTTTATCAAGAAGTTCGGCGTGGAGTTCAAGTTAGGCCGGAAAATAGATACCGAAGGATTGCGTCGGATAAACAAGGCCCATGACGCGGTATTCATCGCTACCGGCGCTTATAAGAACATGTCCCTGGTAATCCCGGGGGAGAACCTTTCAGGGGTGGCCAGCGGCATAGCGTTCCTGGAGGCTGTATCCGAAAAGCATAAGCCGAATATCGGGAAAAATGTTTTGATCATCGGGGCGGGCAATGTCGCAGTCGACGCCGGCCGCACCGCGCACCGTTTCGGGGCAAAAGTGACCATTGTTTATCGCCGGGACAAGGAAGATATGCCGGCTAATAAAGACGAGCTCTTTGAGGCTGAGCGCGAAGGCATACATTTTGTTTTTTACGCCGCCCCGAAGGTGATATTGGGCGATGAAAAAGGCAATGTCCGGGCGCTCAAGGTGAGCAGGATGATCCCCGGGGATTTCGACGCCTCAGGCAGAAGAAAGCCTGTTCCCACGGATGAGTATTATGAAATACCATGTGATACGGTTCTGCTGGCAATAGGCGAGCGGGTTGACGCCCAGTTCCTGCAGGATTTTGGAATAGTCTTGAACCAGAACGGCACGGTCCAGGTGAATCATTTTACCCTGCGCACCAGCATTGACAAAGTGTACGCGGGAGGCGACCTGGTAATGGGCCCGGCAACCGCGGTCGAGGCTATGGCGGACGGAAAGAATGCCGCCCAACAAATAGATAAGGCGTTGATGGGTGAGGACAGGTTCGGCCGGTTGTTCAAGAAATTCGATTATCCTATGCAGGTGCCGATGAATCCGGCTCTGGCGAAGAAGCAGACCGGGATGAAGTTAAAGGTAAAAGAGCGGCATCTGAATTTCAAAGAGATATCATCCGGGCTTTCCCAGACGCAGGCGCACCTGGAAACTCTGCGCTGTCTGCGCTGCGACGTCAAAAGCGACTAG
- a CDS encoding NAD(P)H-dependent oxidoreductase subunit E yields the protein MLGLHEDESRQGEKIFLTTSDNKFTLKTVACFGQCALAPVVEIDGTIYSHMTENKLKDIVNRVARGKQDRSKGGSA from the coding sequence ATGCTGGGATTGCATGAGGATGAATCCAGGCAGGGCGAGAAGATATTCCTGACCACCTCCGACAATAAATTCACGCTGAAGACCGTGGCCTGTTTCGGGCAATGCGCCCTGGCCCCGGTGGTTGAGATCGACGGGACCATATACAGCCATATGACCGAGAACAAGCTCAAGGATATAGTCAATCGCGTTGCCCGGGGCAAGCAGGATAGATCAAAGGGGGGCTCAGCATGA
- a CDS encoding NAD(P)H-dependent oxidoreductase subunit E → MKSSPRNMVDNKIIDQVIEKCRGTPGELLGLLEEVQGLHKQKYLPTETLEYISRKTNIPLSMIYSVVTFYAFFNLKPQGDHSIIICRGQPVIPAGRKTCWNI, encoded by the coding sequence ATGAAGAGCAGCCCTCGGAACATGGTGGATAACAAGATCATTGACCAGGTGATCGAGAAGTGCCGGGGAACCCCCGGAGAGCTTTTAGGGCTGCTCGAAGAAGTGCAAGGCCTGCATAAACAGAAATACCTTCCCACGGAAACGCTCGAATATATATCCCGCAAGACCAATATCCCTTTATCCATGATCTACAGCGTTGTGACGTTTTACGCGTTCTTCAACCTTAAACCCCAGGGCGATCATTCTATAATCATCTGCCGGGGACAGCCTGTCATACCCGCAGGTCGAAAAACCTGCTGGAATATCTAA
- the gltA gene encoding NADPH-dependent glutamate synthase, which translates to MAVEKKAVHMREQEPADRIRNFDEVPFGYNEEEALKEASRCMQCHKSPCVEGCPVNINIPVFIKALKEKDFQKAIDIIHENDSLPCITGRVCPQEEQCQKLCVMSKMGDPISIGRLERFLADWDLNNRGENKKAQTSGSAGKKKVAVVGSGPAGLTCAAELAKKGYSVTVFEGYHKLGGVLVYGIPEFRLPKAIVESEINLLKELGVVFATNMLIGRALTIEELFKEGYAAVFVGSGAGLPNFMGIPGENLNGVYSANEFLTRVNLMKAYKFPEYHTPVKKGVNVAVVGGGNVAMDSARTALRLGAKHVYLIYRRSAKEMPAREEEVVHAREEGIDFRLLTNPLRYIADEKGFVKQVECIKMELGEPDASGRRSPIAVKGSEFIIDIDEAIVAIGNTPNPIIARTTPGLNVGRHGEIKADEQGLTSISGVFAGGDAVTGAATVITAMGAGRKGAQAIDAYINSRK; encoded by the coding sequence ATGGCTGTAGAGAAAAAAGCAGTGCATATGCGCGAGCAGGAACCCGCGGACCGGATCAGGAATTTTGACGAGGTCCCTTTTGGTTATAATGAGGAAGAGGCGTTAAAAGAGGCGTCCCGCTGCATGCAGTGCCATAAAAGCCCATGCGTGGAAGGATGCCCGGTGAACATAAATATACCTGTTTTTATTAAAGCGCTTAAGGAAAAAGATTTTCAAAAAGCGATCGATATCATCCATGAAAATGATTCCCTGCCCTGCATTACCGGCAGGGTCTGCCCGCAGGAAGAGCAATGCCAGAAGCTTTGCGTGATGAGCAAGATGGGCGATCCGATCTCTATCGGCAGGCTGGAGCGTTTTCTGGCTGACTGGGACTTGAATAACCGCGGAGAAAATAAAAAGGCTCAAACTTCCGGCTCCGCCGGCAAAAAGAAAGTGGCTGTGGTCGGTTCCGGCCCTGCCGGCCTTACCTGCGCCGCTGAATTGGCTAAGAAAGGATATTCGGTCACCGTCTTTGAAGGCTATCATAAATTAGGCGGGGTTTTGGTTTACGGGATCCCGGAGTTCAGGCTGCCCAAGGCCATAGTGGAGAGCGAGATAAACCTGCTCAAGGAATTAGGCGTGGTTTTCGCCACAAACATGCTTATCGGCCGGGCCTTGACCATCGAGGAATTGTTCAAAGAAGGGTATGCTGCGGTATTCGTGGGTTCAGGCGCGGGCCTGCCCAATTTTATGGGCATTCCCGGAGAGAACCTTAACGGCGTATATTCGGCCAATGAGTTCCTTACCCGGGTCAACCTGATGAAAGCGTATAAATTCCCGGAATACCATACGCCGGTCAAAAAAGGCGTGAATGTGGCAGTGGTCGGCGGAGGCAATGTGGCCATGGACTCCGCCAGGACCGCCTTGCGGCTGGGGGCTAAACACGTTTACCTTATCTATCGAAGGTCGGCAAAAGAAATGCCGGCCCGGGAAGAAGAGGTGGTCCACGCCCGCGAAGAAGGGATAGATTTCCGGCTGTTGACCAACCCTCTGCGTTACATCGCGGATGAGAAGGGTTTTGTGAAGCAGGTTGAATGCATAAAAATGGAGCTTGGCGAGCCGGACGCCTCCGGCAGAAGAAGCCCGATAGCGGTGAAGGGATCCGAATTCATTATTGACATAGACGAAGCTATTGTGGCCATCGGGAATACCCCGAACCCGATCATCGCCAGGACCACCCCGGGTTTGAATGTCGGCAGGCACGGCGAGATAAAGGCCGATGAACAGGGATTGACCTCTATCTCCGGCGTATTCGCCGGAGGGGACGCGGTTACCGGTGCGGCGACAGTTATTACTGCCATGGGCGCCGGCAGAAAGGGCGCGCAGGCCATCGATGCGTATATCAACTCTCGGAAATAA